AGAAACTGAAACGAAGCCGCCACATCCATCCAGCCGTGCAGCATCAGCACTGGCTCATGGGCGGGGTTGCCCCAGGTCAGCACCTCCGCAGTGTGGCTGCGGACCGGGATACGGTGGCGGGTGAAGGGTTTGTGGGCTTGGTACTCAGACATCCCCGAAGCGTAGCAGCGCACACCGCGCTTGATTGGAGCGGCTGCTTGAGTCGCGCCGCGTCAAAACCTTTAGTTGTTACTACAGGTACGCATCGGCTTTTTTGTCAAGGCCTTATTGCTATTGGGCACACGGTCGAAAAGTGCAGTAAGTCGACTTCTGGATGAATGTCATGCTAAGCCCAACTGTAATGCGGGTCTAGATGAAAAGATGAAAAGCCCGGCCCCCAGTCCTGTCGATCACCGAAAGTCATTGCGAATCACGTAAAAATTCTGTAATCTCATAATTATGAACGTTTGGGCGTACTACTGTTGTGCCGCTTCGGTTGCCCGTTGGAGTGGCGACGACGGCGGCGATCGCCTCGCCGTGGCGCGTCGTCCTTTCGCCCCTGCCGCCGCCTACGGGCAAAAGGGTGGCGCACAGTGAGCGAAGTAATCCCCTTCCGCAGCGTCTCCCTGCACGATCAGGTCGCCGAGCGCCTGCGCTCGCTGATCTTCGACCGTCAGCTGGCGCCGGGCGACTTCATTGACGAGGTCACGCTGGCCGAGCGCTGGCAGATCAGCCGCACGCCACTGCGCGAGGCGCTCAAGGTGCTCGTCTCCGAAGGGCTGGTCGAGCCGGTGCCGCGGCGCGGCTGCCGCGTGATCGAAATGACGGCGACTGACGCCGACGAGTTGTTCCCGATCATGGCGATGCTCGAAGGCCGCTGTGCTTTCGAGGCGACGCAACACGCCACCGACGCCGACCTGCGCGAGCTGCGCCGCCTGCACGACGAACTGGAGCGCACCGCTGCCGCGCACGACGTGGACGGCTACTACCAGGCCAATCACGGCTTTCACAGCTTTGTGCAACGC
This is a stretch of genomic DNA from Casimicrobium huifangae. It encodes these proteins:
- a CDS encoding GntR family transcriptional regulator — its product is MSEVIPFRSVSLHDQVAERLRSLIFDRQLAPGDFIDEVTLAERWQISRTPLREALKVLVSEGLVEPVPRRGCRVIEMTATDADELFPIMAMLEGRCAFEATQHATDADLRELRRLHDELERTAAAHDVDGYYQANHGFHSFVQRLAGNRWLDRVTADLRKFVRMLRGRQLILPGRIDASINEHRVLLAAMFERDAARAERAMHDHLLAQHAALKTLRKIESGDSVQAEPHPFAKEASSA